The Streptomyces sp. M92 nucleotide sequence CGGATGCCTGGCTGGACGGGCTGGGGGCTCTGCGGGACGTCGTACGGCAGGAGCTGGTGGCCCGGCAGCTCGACGAGCAGATAGTCGGCCGCTTCCCGGTGGGCAAGCGGCTGCGGGTCCTCGACGTCGGTATGGGCCAGGGCACCCAGGCGCTGCGGCTGGCACGGGCCGGGCACCAGGTGACCGGGGTGGAGCGGGACGCGACGATGATCGCCGCGGCGCGGGAAGCGCTGGCCGGGCAGCCCGAGGGCATCCGGGAGCGGATGCGGATCGTCGAGGGCGACGGCCGGGACACCGGCGTCCACTTCCTGCCCGGCAGCTTCGACGTGGTGCTGTGCCACGGCGTGCTCATGTACGTCGAGGAGCCCGACCCGCTGCTCGCGGGGCTGGCCCGGATGCTCGCCCCGGGCGGACTGCTGTCCCTCCTGGTGCGCAACGGCGACGCGCTCGCGCTGCGCCCCGGCCTGTACGGCGACTGGGCGGGTGCCCTGGCCGCCTTCGACACCGTCGAGTACACCAACCGCCTCGGCCTGCACGTCCGCGCGGATCGGCTGGCGACGCTGACGGCGAAGCTCGCGGGCATCGGCGCCCCGCTGCACACCTGGTACGGCGTCCGGGTCTTCACGGACAC carries:
- a CDS encoding class I SAM-dependent methyltransferase; this translates as MARQLDEQIVGRFPVGKRLRVLDVGMGQGTQALRLARAGHQVTGVERDATMIAAAREALAGQPEGIRERMRIVEGDGRDTGVHFLPGSFDVVLCHGVLMYVEEPDPLLAGLARMLAPGGLLSLLVRNGDALALRPGLYGDWAGALAAFDTVEYTNRLGLHVRADRLATLTAKLAGIGAPLHTWYGVRVFTDTAPDGATPPADLETLLAAEERAGRTDPYRGVAALLHLCGVRG